The Sulfurimonas aquatica genomic sequence GAGCATGTTGTAGTTTTGGGTTATGGAGAATTTGGACAAAATCTTAGCACGAAACTTAAAGCAGATGGTCAATTTTATATCGTTATAGAGAATAACGCCGATCGGTATGAGCTGGCGGTAAAAAATAAAGAACCTGTAATCTATGGCAATGCCGCCAATAGAGAGATACTCAAAAAGTCTTATCTCACAAAAGCTAAAAAGGTTGTCATCGCCATAGACAATGAGAAAAAACTCCACCTTGTATGTCAAATCGTACAGAAGCTAGTACATAATGATAAAGTCATTGTTAAAGTTCACTCCATCAAGGAGAGAGCTTATTTACAAGAGTTGGGTCTTCAGCATATTATTGTTGAGAATGAAGAGACAAGTAGAGCTATATTAAATTATATTTAGAGGATTATTATGGAAGAATTTTATGACATTTTAAAACAACTGATTCGTATACCAAGTGTAGTTGGAGCGGAGCATCCATTTTTTATGTTTGTTAAACGCGAACTTGAAGAGATAGGCGTCGAAGTTGAGTACTACGATGGCGTTTTAGTTGCTAAGGGGAGTAAACCATCAAGTGGTTATATGTCTTCGCATGCAGATAGACATGGGCTCATATGTACAGGGCACAATGAGTTTCAATACGCTGCGTTTATTGCAAAAAATAGAGCAGACTTAACGGGCACATCCAACTCTGAAAAACTTTTACATAACTTTAATGCCCGTTTTGTTGGTGAGAAAGTCCAAGCATATGAGCCTTGGTCTGGCACCTATTTAGGAATGGGAGTTATAACAGAAGCTTCACTATGTGAGCGACGAAATAATATCATCTTTAAAGTTGATGATTTTTCACACCTTTTTCCTGGAACTCCCATCGCATTTATGGATAAGCTAGAGTTTAAAGATGATCATTTATCAGCGCAAATCGACAATGTAATCTCTGTAGCAATAATGATATATATGTACCACATAGGCTATAAAGGCACCGCATTTTTCACCGCGTCTGAAGAGGCTGGAAAGAGTTGGAGATTTTTACTCGAGTACTTTAAACGTTTTGACATCACCACAAACGAGCTTTTAGTTTTAGATACAAGTCCTTATGCATCACTTGAGGACATGCAAAACTTAGATGTAATTCTAAGACATCGTGATGAAAACGCAGTTTTTAAATCACCCCTAAAAAACACTATTAAAAAAATAGCGATGGACAATGGAATTAAATATCATTTCAAAGATGCATATTTAAAAAATATCATGAAGCAAAATGGAACAAAAAACTCTCTAGGAACTACGGAACTCGGTCGTATTATCCATGCCACAAAAGGTGAGATACAAGGGACGACTCTTCAACTTCCTACTATTGGATATCATACGGTTGATGAGACAACAAGCATCAAGTCAGTTGAGAGTATGATTACTATTTTAAGTAAACTATATCAAATAGATAGTTAAGACGGCGATAATACTATGAATATTTCATTGAGACTACAAGTTATCTTTGTTCTAATGCTTATGATAACTTCAATGGATGCCCAAGAAATAAATAAAACTTACAACTCTTCTCAAAAACAAAATATGAGTGCCATAGTTTTCATGTATCACCGCTTTGGAGAGAGTACTTACCCCTCAACAAATATACGTCTTGAGCAGTTTAAACGCCAACTTGATTACTTAGAACAAAAGAGCTTTAAGGTA encodes the following:
- a CDS encoding peptidase M42 yields the protein MEEFYDILKQLIRIPSVVGAEHPFFMFVKRELEEIGVEVEYYDGVLVAKGSKPSSGYMSSHADRHGLICTGHNEFQYAAFIAKNRADLTGTSNSEKLLHNFNARFVGEKVQAYEPWSGTYLGMGVITEASLCERRNNIIFKVDDFSHLFPGTPIAFMDKLEFKDDHLSAQIDNVISVAIMIYMYHIGYKGTAFFTASEEAGKSWRFLLEYFKRFDITTNELLVLDTSPYASLEDMQNLDVILRHRDENAVFKSPLKNTIKKIAMDNGIKYHFKDAYLKNIMKQNGTKNSLGTTELGRIIHATKGEIQGTTLQLPTIGYHTVDETTSIKSVESMITILSKLYQIDS